The sequence CTATTATTTCGCTCGCGAGGCGCTAATCGATGCGATCACCACTGGCCGAAACCAAATTTTCCTTTCTGCCAGCAAAGCCCAAGCCCACCAATTCAAGACCTACATGCAGGCTTTCGTTAACGAAGTCTTGGGCGTCAAGCTTTCCGGCGATCCCATCGTGCTTTGGAACAATGCGGAGCTGCACTTTCTAGGAACCAACTACCGCACCGCGCAGGGCCGTAGCGGCAACTTCTACTTCGACGAATTTTTCTGGGTACACAAATTCAAGGAGATCAACAAGGTCGCCTCTGGTATGGCCTTGCATAAGAAGTGGCGGAAAACCTACTTCAGTACACCCAGCTCTATGGCTCACGAGGCATACAGCTATTGGACCGGGGAGCGCCGCAACAAGAAGCTGCCCAAAAGCCAGCAAGTCACGATCGATGTCAGTCACGAAACCCTTCATGGGGGCCGATTGTGCGAGGACCGTGTCTGGCGCCAGATCGTCACGATCATGGATGCCGAATCCAGAGGCTGTGACCTTTTCGACCTGGACGAACTTCGTGAAGAGTACGACGCAGAGGCCTTTCAGAACCTGCTGATGTGCCAGTTCGTCGATGACGGCGCGAGCATCTTCCCGCTGAACATGCTGCAGCCCTGCATGGTGGACAGCTGGATCGAGTGGAACGAGGACTACAAGCCGTTCGCCGATCGGCCCTTCGGTGACCGCCAGGTGTGGGTGGGTTACGACCCGGCCGAAACCGGTGACAGCGCCGGCCTGATCGTGGTTGCGCCGCCGTTGGTACCGGGCGGCAAGTTCCGCGTGCTCGAGCGTCATCAGTTCCGCGGGATGGACTTCGCCGCCCAGGCCGAGGCGATCCGCCGGGTGACGCTTCGCTATTGGGTGACGTATATCGGCATCGACATGACCGGCATGGGTTCGGGCGTGGCGCAGTTGGTGAAGCAGTTCTTCCCGAACCTGACCACCTTCAGCTACTCGCCAGAGGTGAAAACCCGCCTGGTGCTGAAGGCTTACGACGTGATCCACAAGGGCCGGCTGGAATTCGACGCCGGCTGGACGGACCTCGCCTCCTCGCTGATGGCGATCCGCAAGACCACCACGGCGAGCGGCCGGCAGATGACCTACACCGCTGGCCGCACCGACGACACCGGCCATGCCGATCTGGCGTGGGCGCTGTTCCATGCCCTGCACAACGAGCCGCTCGAGGGCATGACCGCCCAGAACACCAGCTTTATGGAGATCTACTGATGACCACCGACATTGCCGCCGCACCCGCCCCAGGTATCGAGGCCTTCACGTTCGGCGACCCGATGCCGGTGCTCGACGGACGCGAGCTCCTGGACTATCTCGAATGCTGGCTTAACGGGCGTTGGTACGAACCGCCGCTGTCACTGGATGGGCTGGCGAAGTCGACCAGGGCGAGCGTGTTCCTGCAGAGCGGGCTGAACTTCAAGCGCAACATGCTCGAGCGGACGTTCATTCCGCACAAGCTGCTGAGCCGGCAAGCGTTCGGCCAGTTCGCCCTGGACTGGCTGTGGTGTGGCAATGCGTACCTGGAACGACGCCAGAACATGCTGGGCCAGGCGCTGAGCCTGCAGCCGACGCTGGCCAAGTACATGCGCCGCGGCGCCAATCTGGAAACCTACTACCAGGTGCGCGGGTGGAAGGATGAACACCAATTCGCCGCCGGCACCATCTGCCACTTGCGCGAGGCGGATATCAACCAGGAGGTGTACGGGTTGCCGGAATGGTTGTCCGCGCTGCAGAGCGCGCTGCTCAACGAGTCGGCCACCCTCTTCCGGCGCCGGTATTACCAGAACGGGTCGCATGCCGGCTTCATCATGTACATGACCGACGCGGCGCAGAAGGAAGAAGACGTCGACGCCCTGCGCACTGCGCTCAAATCAGCCAAGGGGCCGGGCAACTTCCGCAACCTGTTCATGTACGCACCGGGTGGAAAGAAGGACGGCATCCAGCTGCTGCCGGTGAGCGAAGTGGCGGCGAAGGACGAGTTCGGTTCGATCAAGAACATCAGCCGCGACGATCTACTCGCCGCGCTGCGCATCCCGCCCCAGCTGATGGGTATCGTGCCGCAGAACGCTGGGGGGTTCGGCTCGCTGCGCGAGGCCGCCGAGGTCTGGGCGGTCAACGAACTTGAGCCGATCCAGGCAAGGCTGGCTCAGGTGAATGAGTGGGTTGGGGAAGAGGTGGTGCGGTTCAGGGAACTTCATCAGGCTTGACCTTGTTCCGCTTGACTTCGAGCGTGTACCGAATGAAAGCCGCACTTAGATGCAACGCTAGTTCGGCGTCTAGCGCGTGAGCTCTAGACGGTACGCGAGCCCCGTGCCGAACCGCTGGCTCATCGTTGCAGTAGTCGTAAAACTTCTCAAACACTGAGATCAAGCGGGGCGGATAATGGCCTTCAGATTTCATCTGAGCCAGGGCTTTGCCTAGTGTCGAAGCCTTCGGATAAAGCACCCTGCACACGCTCTCAAGTGCGCTTATCGACTCTTTGATAGAGTTTTCGGTGTCCTTGCTAGTACCAAGGATGTACTGCTTGGCTTTCAAATAATGCACACGAGCTGGTTGAAACTCGTCTTTCAACTGGCTTACCGCCGCGTCTATTCTTTCCGAAAGATCCTTGGGAAGGGCCATTTCAAAGCTACCGGTAGAATTTAGCCGCCACGCTACTAGATGCTTTTCAAACAGCCGATTCACCTTCGCTTGGTAAGCGGGATACTTAAAAACTTCGAACGAACTTGCGAAATCAATGGACTCATAGTTCGACTCAGCTAGCCGGAGCTGCTCACCAATCAGCTCGACGCAATCGTAAAACTGCCACCACTCAGCGGTATTTAGCGAAAACCGCAGCCCTTCCCAGCATGTCCAAGAATCCCAGTCGCTATCGTCCATTCTTCGGCGAACGATGAAGCACAGCCGCTCATTCAGCTCCTTCATTCCCAACGGCCGAAGCTCATCATTCTTGATACGCGAGTCTTGGTCGACGTAGACCAGTTTCTGAAGTACGTCTAAAGCGAACTCCTCCCGTAACCAGTCGGGCGCATCCTCAACGATCTGCTCTCCGCTCTTACGTGCGGGGTCGTAGCCATACCGGTGCGAAAACCTCATCACGATCCATCCTTGTCAAAGAACGCCGATTCTGTATCGAAGCGCGGCGTCGAAGCCACCCCGGCGCGCGCCGTTGTCCCCCCACCACACCTGCGGGCTTTAGGTGGCTTTTTTTCTGCACACCTGCAGCACGCCACTGCCGGCCCACTGCGACGGCTGGCGAGACGATCACGGCGTAATGAATACCTGCGGAACCCTGCAAGGGTACCCCTCTCAGGCAGGCCCTTAGAGGCCAGAATTCTGAAGCGATTTTGCAAACAGGTAATTTTGGTAAGGCGCCCGTCTGAAAAGGCTAGAGGCCACGTATTTTCTGGGCTTGACCAATTACCTCGAAAGGTAATTTTAGGTAAGGGAAAAGGTAATTTTTTTGCAAGTGCTTGAATTTAAAGGGATTCAGTTTTCAATCACATAACCAGTACTAGAGGTAAGTCGCTTACCTATTTATTACCCTATTATTACCTTTAACAACATATCCTATGGAACTGAAAAACAAGGTGTTTTTGCAAATCAGAAACACACCTTACCAAAATTACCCGTTTTCGATGAGTCAACCAAAATCGCGGGATTCGCCCGGGCGGGGTTGTTTCGGTCTGCCGTCTCTCTTTCCATGGGAACGCACTGGGAACAAACACCCACACCTTCACGCTGCCCCAGAAACGCGAAAGCCCCGGAATCCGGGGCTTTCAGCTTCTTACATGGTGCGGACGGAGAGACTCGAACTCTCACACCTTGCGGCGCCAGAACCTAAATCTGGTGTGTCTACCAATTTCACCACGTCCGCTTGTTGCCAAACGAAAACGCCAGGCAATGCCTGGCGCTTCAGAATATGGGGTGGACGATGGGGTTCGAACCCACGACCGCAGGAGCCACAATCCTGTGCTCTACCAACTGAGCTACGCCCACCATATTGCATGTTGCATGTTGCATTGCTTGTGCCAGAGCCCGAAATGGCGCACCCGGCAGGACTCGAACCTGCGACCATCCGCTTAGAAGGCGGATGCTCTATCCAGCTGAGCTACGGGCGCTTTTATCTGCAACCTATCCGAGCGCAGACTTCAAGCTTCAGCCATTGAAGACCTGGGCCTTCAAAAGCCGTCTTACCCAGCAGCAAGCTGTGCTCGACAAGCGGGGCGAATCTTAATGGCCTGCCTGCATGTCGTCAACAGCAATACCGAAAAAAAATCAGTCTGGTAAAGGAGTTACAGGAATCGATGACCGCATTGCCTTTGCCGGACGATGCCACCGTGCGAGAATGCGCCTCCTTTTTCAATCCTTCTCGATGGTTAATCAAGCGTCATGACCGCAAAACTGATCGACGGTAAAAAGATCGCTGCCAATATCCGCCAACAGATTGCCGGCAGAGTGTCCGAGCGCTCCCAGCAGGGCCTCAGGGTTCCCGGCCTGGCAGTGATCCTCGTGGGCACCGATCCGGCCTCTCAAGTCTATGTGGCCCACAAGCGCAAGGATTGCGAGGAAGTAGGATTCAAGTCCACCGCCCATGACCTTCCGGCGACGACCAGCCAGACGGAGCTGCTGGCACTGATCGATCAGCTCAATGATGATCCGCTTATCGATGGCATTCTCGTCCAGCTGCCCTTGCCCAGGCACCTGGACGCCTCCCAGTTGCTCGAACGCATTCGCCCGGACAAGGACGTCGATGGCTTCCACCCATACAACATCGGCCGACTCGCTCAGCGTATGCCCCTGCTCCGTCCATGCACGCCCAAGGGCATCATGGCGCTGCTCGAAAGCACTGGCGTCGACTTGCACGGGCTCAATGCGGTGGTCGTAGGCGCGTCCAACATCGTGGGTCGCCCCATGGCGCTGGAACTGCTGCTGGCAGGCTGCACCACCACCGTCACCCACCGGTTTACCCATGACCTGGCCGAGCACGTCAAGCGCGCCGACCTCATCGTGGTGGCCACGGGTATCACCGGACTGGTGAAGGGCGAGTGGATCAAGGAAGGCGCCATCGTCATAGACGTCGGTATCAACAGGCAGGCCGACGGCAAGCTGGTCGGCGATGTCGAGTTCGAAGTGGCGGCACAACGGGCGAGCTGGATCACCCCGGTGCCGGGCGGTGTAGGCCCGATGACCCGCGCCTGCCTGCTGGAAAACACCTTGCACGCGGCCGAGCATTTGCATGGCTGAGCGCGCGGGCGTTTGAGTCTGCGAGGCAAAACAACGGCACCCGAGGGTGCCGTTTTTCGTTGCGAGTGCGCGGCGCACCCTGCCTCAGCGCGCCTGCTCCCATGATTTGATCAGTTCGTCATAGCTGACGGTCTGGCCCTGGGGCTTTTCGTTCTCAAGCTTCGGTTTCGGCGCTCCGGGCTGGCTCAGCCAGTATTCCGGATCCCGTGGCTCGTTGAGTTTGGGACCGCACTTGGGCTGTACATTGGCGCGCTCCAACCGCGCCATCATGGTGTCCTGCGCTTCGGCAAGACCATCCAGCGCTTGCTGAGGGGTCTTGTCTCCGCTGGCCGCTTCGGCGATGTATTGCCACCAGAGCTGCGCCAGCCGTGGGTAATCCGGCACGTTGGTCCCGGTCGGCGTCCATTGCACCCGCGCCGGACTGCGATAGAACTCGATCAGGCCACCCAGCTTCGGCGCCGCCTCGGTCATGGCATCGGAATTGACATCGGAGTCACGGATGGGCGTCAGGCCGACGAGCGTCTTTTTCAGCGACACGGTTTTGGAGACGGTGAACTGTGCGTAGAGCCACGCGGCCAGACGCCGTTTCTCGGGTGTCGAGTCGAGGAAGGTCCACGAACCGGCGTCCTGATAGCCGAGCTTCATGCCCTCCTCCCAGTACGGCCCCTTGGGTGACGGCGCCATCCGCCATTTCGGCGTGCCATCTTCGTTGACGACCGGCAGGCCGGGCTTGGTCATGTCCGCGGTAAAGGCGGTGTACCAGAATATCTGCTGGGCGATGTTGCCTTGCGCCGGCACCGGCCCGGATTCGGAAAAGGTCATGCCCTGCGCTTCTGGCGGTGCGTATTCGCGCATCCAGTCGACGTATTTCTGGGTCGCATAGACCGCCGCAGGCCCATTGGTGGCGCCGCCGCGCGCAACGCTCGACCCGACCGGATGACAATCCTCGACGCGGATGCCCCACTCATCAACCGGCAAGCCGTTCGGCAGTCCTTTGTCCCCCGCGCCGGCCATGGAGAACCAGGCATCGGTGAAACGCCAGCCAAGCGATGGGTCCTTCTTGCCGTAATCCATGTGGCCGTACACGCGTTGGCCATCGATCTGCTTGACGTGCTTGCTGAAAAACTCGGCGATGTCTTCATACGCCGACCAATTCACCGGAACGCCGAGTTCGTACCCGTAGCGCTCCTTGAACTGTTGTTTCAGATCGTCCCGCTCGAACCAGTCGGCGCGAAACCAGTAGAGATTGGCGAATTGCTGAACGGGCAATTGGTAGATCTTGCCGTCCGGCCCGGTGGTGAACGAAATACCGATGAAGTCGTCCAGATCGAGCGTCGGCAGCGTGTAGTCCTTGGCTTCGCCTTCGATCATGTCGCTGATGGCAACCGCCTTGCCGTAGCGGAAATGCGTGCCGATCAAGTCGGAGTCGTTGATGTAGCCGTCATAAATGTTCTTGCCGGACTGCATCTGGGTCTGCAGTTTCTCGACGACGTCGCCCTCCTGCATCAGATCGTGGCGCAGACGGATTCCGGTGATTTCGCTGAATGCTCGAGCGAGGGTCTTGGATTCGTATTCATGGGTGGTGATGGTTTCCGACGCGACGTTGATCTCCATCCCGCGAAATGGCTCGGCCGCCTTGATGAACCAGCGCAACTCCTCCATTTGCTGCTCCGGCGAGAGCGTCGAGGGATTGAATTCCGACTCGACCCATTTCTTCGCCGCGTCTTCATAGGCGTCGGCCCATGTCGTTCCCGCAATGCCGGACAACGTCAGCAGGGCCGTGAGCGCCATGCCATGTCGGGTGTTGTTTTTATTGTCGAACATAAACACCTCCTTTGGGTTACTCGGAGGGATGAACCCGGTAGGCTCACCCCCAGCGCATCACTGCAAACAACCAGACGAGAGACAGCGCGGACGCTATCCAGATGCTCCAGTCGGTCAGCCCTATCAGCAGCAGATGCCAATAAGCGCTGCCCAGCAGTCCAATGAACAGGCGATCGCCACGGGTGGTGACGATAGGCAGCACGCCTCGACGTGGCACGCAGGGACGTTTCAACTCCCAGACGCTCATGAATGCCAGCATCAGGCCGATCGCCGCGAAGAACACCGCCGTTGGCAGGGTCCAGGCCATCCAGTTCATAGGCTGTCTCCTATACCCGGCCGAGGGCGAAGCCCTTGGCGACGTGATTACGCACGAACCAGATCACCAGCATGCCGGGCAGAATGGTCAGCACGCCGGCGGCGGCGAGCACACCCCAGTCGATGCCCGAGGCCGAGACGGTCCGCGTCATCACGGAAACGATGGGTTTCGCGTCCACCGACGTCAGCGTGCGCGCCAGCAACAGCTCGACCCAGGAAAACATGAAGCAGAAGAAGGCCGTCACGCCGATGCCCGAGCCGATCAGCGGAATGAAAATCTTCACGAAGAACCTGGGGAAGCTATAACCGTCGATGTACGCCGTCTCGTCGATCTCCTTGGGCACGCCTGACATGAAGCCTTCGAGAATCCACACCGCCAGGGGCACGTTGAACAGACAGTGCGCCAGGGCCACCGCGATGTGCGTGTCAAACAGCCCGATCGATGAGTAGAGCTGAAAGAACGGCAGCAGGAACACTGCCGGCGGCGCCATTCGATTGGTCAGCAGCCAGAAGAACAGGTGCTTGTCGCCGAGAAAGCGGAAACGGGAAAAGGCATAGGCGGCCGGCAGCGCCACGGTCAGCGAAATGACGGTGTTCAGGCAGACGTAATACAGCGAATTGATGTAGCCGCTGTACCAGCTGCGATCGGTGAAGATCACCCGATAGTTGTCCAGCGTGAAACCCTGTGGCCAGAGCGTAAGCCCGCCGAGAATCTCCGTGTTGCTCTTGAACGACATATTGACCAGCCAATAGATCGGCACCATCAGAAACACGATGTAGAGGATCAATACGACTCGCTTGCGCAGGTTCATCGGCGCCCTCCTCGTCATTTCGGGTCGCCATGGGTCATGGCCGTATAGAACAGCCAGGACACCAGCAGGATGATCAGGAAATAGATCAGTGAGAACGCCGCCGCCGGGCCGAGATCGAACTGCCCCACCGCCATCTTGGTCAGCGTCTGGCTGAGAAAGGTGGTGGCATTGCCCGGCCCGCCGCCGGTGAGGACGAAAGGCTCGGTGTAGATCATGAAGCTGTCCATGAAGCGCAGCATCACCGCGATCAACAGAACGCTCTTGAGCTTGGGCAACTGGATGTAGCGAAACACGGCCCAGGCCGACGCCCGGTCGATCCGCGCGGCCTGGTAGTAGGCGTCCGGGATCGCCCGCAACCCCGAATAGCACAGCAGCGCGACCAACGAGGTCCAGTGCCACACATCCATCACCAGCACCGTCACCCAGGCATCGCGGGTATTGGACGCATAGTTGTAGTCGATGCCCAGCTCACGGAGGCCGTAGCCGAGCAGGCCGATATCCGCGCGCCCGAAGATCTGCCAGATCGTCCCGACCACGTTCCACGGGATCAGCAGCGGAATCGCCATCACGATCAGGCAAAGCGACGCCCAGCGGCCACGGGTCGGCATGGTCAGCGCGACCGCGATGCCCAACGGGATTTCGATCAACAGGACGCAACCGGAGAAGACGAACTGCCGCAGCAGCGAGTCGTGCAGCCGGGGATCGTGCAGGATCTGTCGGTACCAGTCCGCGCCGACGAAAAACCGCGTCGAAGAATCGAAGATGTCCTGAACCGAATAATTCACGACCGTCATCATCGGCAGGATGGCGCTGAATGCCACCAGCAGGAACACCGGCAGCACCAGCCACCAGGCGCGGTTGTCCTGGATTTTGTTCATGATTCGACCTCCACCAGGCGGTCGTCGGCATAGAGCATCAACCACTGGGCCGGGAAGCCCAGCCATGCCGTGTCTTTCGGGACGGTCTGGTCTTCCGGCAATCGAGCCTTGATCAGATGGCCCTGCAGGCGAAACGCGACGATCTTGTAGGTTCCCAGGTCCTCGACCCGCACGACCTCGGCCTGCATGCCGCCAGGTGTCGCGTCCTCGGCGACCTGAACGAACTCCGGGCGGATGCCGATCTGCAGGCGGCACGCTGCGAGGTCCGGTAGCCGTGCAACCAACGGACTGGAAAGCGGCAGGTGCAGATCGCCGAATCCAATACCTCCCTGCTCGCCACGCACCTCGATCAGGTTCATGCCCGGACTGCCCACGAAGAAGCCGACGAAGGTGTGCTGTGGCCTTTCGAACAGCTCCCTCGGGGTCCCGAACTGAACGATCTGCCCACCGTGCATCACTGCGATCTTGTCGGCGAAGGTGGACGCTTCCAGCTGATCGTGAGTGACGTAGATCATGGTGATATTGAACTGCTCATGGATCTGCTTGAGCTTGCGCCGCAGTTTCCATTTCAGGTGCGGATCGATGACCGTCAGCGGCTCGTCGAAGAGAATCGCCGATACGTCGTCGCGCACCAGGCCGCGGCCCATGGAGACTTTCTGTTTCTCGTCCGCTGTCAGGTTACGGGCTTTGCGCGCAAGCAATGGATGCAGATCGAGCACCTCGGCGATCTCATGCACCTTGCTGGCAACCCGTGCCTCCGTCACGCCCTGATTGCGCAACGGGAACGCCAGGTTGTCGAACACGGTCATGGTGTCGTAGACGACCGGAAACTGGAAAACCTGCGCGATGTTGCGCGCCTGCGGCGAGAGGCTGTTCACTTCGCGCGCGTCGAACAGGACCTTCCCCTGGGAGGGGCTGAGCAACCCGGAAATGATGTTGAGCAAGGTCGACTTGCCGCAGCCGGACGGACCAAGCAGCGCGTAGGCCCCGCCCTGCTCCCAGACGTGGTCCAGCTCGCGAATGGCATAGTCCGCCGCCCCGCTCGGTTGCGAGCTGTAGCTGTGGGCAAGGTTCTGCAAACGAATCTCCGCCATGGCGCTTTCCTCAGACACGTCGGGCCGGCGCCTGAGCCAACTGCCCGGCCGCATCGAACACAAACAGCTTGTGGGTCGGGATGTACACCCGGATGGGCGAATCCACCGCATAGTCGTGCACGCCTTGCAGGTGCAGCACCAGGCCGAAATGGTCGTTGCGTACGTGCAGGAAGGTTTCCGATCCGCTGATCTCCGCCAGCTCGACCCGGCCTGAAACCTCCAGGTCATCGTCATTGGACGGCACCAGGCCAATGTGGCTGGGGCGAATACCGAACCGGTATTGGCCTTCACCCAGCCCGCGCAGGTCCGCATTGAGCGGAAAATGCATGCAGTCCAGCAAGCTCACTTCATTGGCGCCCATGCGCCCCGCCAGCAGGTTGATCGGTGGCTCGGAGAACAGCTCGGCGCTGAGCATCTGGCTGGGACGGTGATAGACCTCCGATGTCGGCCCACTCTGTATCACGCGGCCTTCATGCAGAACGGTTGCCGTTCCGCCTAGTGCCAGTGCCTCGTTGGGCTCGGTAGTGGCGTAGACGGCAATGCTGCGCCGCGTCCTGAACAGCGCGCGCATTTCCTGGCGCAGTTCCTCGCGCAGCTTGTAGTCGAGATTGACCAGCGGCTCATCGAACAGGATCAGGTCCGCGTCCTTGACCAGCGCGCGGGCCATCGCGGTACGTTGCTGCTGCCCGCCGGACAACTCCAGCGGATAGCGCTCGAGAAACCCCTCTATATGCAGCATCTCGGCTGTTTCACGGACCTTGCGCTCGATGTCCACCGGGCTCAGGCGCGCCTGCCGCAGAGGCGAGGCGATGTTCTCGAAGACGGTCAGCGTCGGGTAATTGATGAACTGCTGGTAAACCATCGACACGTTGCGCTTGCGCACCGGCACGCCCGTCACATCGGCGCCGTTCATCAGGATCCGCCCGGAGTCCGGTGTGTCGAGCCCCGCCATCAATCGCATCAACGAGGTCTTGCCCGACAACGTTCGGCCGATCAGAACGTTGAACGAGCCTGGCTCGAACGACAGGCTGACGTCGTCGACATGAAGGCTGCCATCGACGGATCGGGTGACGTGTTCCAAGGTAATGGACATGCCGCATCCTTGTCTTTTTAGGCAAGGAGCCGAGCGATATCCGTGCCAGGGGCGGCAATGGCGCTAGGCCGGGCGTCCGCTGCGAAACGCCCTGGCTTGAAGTGTTCAAAATGAACAATTG is a genomic window of Stutzerimonas stutzeri containing:
- a CDS encoding terminase ATPase subunit family protein, giving the protein MNAATELPAQRDNRRQAKFLYWTGWRITDIADYLDEKEKTVHSWKTRDEWDRADNVERIGGALEARLVQLILKDGKTGGDFKEIDLLHRQLERQSRIQRYQSGGTETDLNPNLAKRNEGPKAAPKRNEFSEEQIETLEEAFRDGCFDYQLDWYRAGNQRTRMLLKSRQIGATYYFAREALIDAITTGRNQIFLSASKAQAHQFKTYMQAFVNEVLGVKLSGDPIVLWNNAELHFLGTNYRTAQGRSGNFYFDEFFWVHKFKEINKVASGMALHKKWRKTYFSTPSSMAHEAYSYWTGERRNKKLPKSQQVTIDVSHETLHGGRLCEDRVWRQIVTIMDAESRGCDLFDLDELREEYDAEAFQNLLMCQFVDDGASIFPLNMLQPCMVDSWIEWNEDYKPFADRPFGDRQVWVGYDPAETGDSAGLIVVAPPLVPGGKFRVLERHQFRGMDFAAQAEAIRRVTLRYWVTYIGIDMTGMGSGVAQLVKQFFPNLTTFSYSPEVKTRLVLKAYDVIHKGRLEFDAGWTDLASSLMAIRKTTTASGRQMTYTAGRTDDTGHADLAWALFHALHNEPLEGMTAQNTSFMEIY
- a CDS encoding phage portal protein; translated protein: MTTDIAAAPAPGIEAFTFGDPMPVLDGRELLDYLECWLNGRWYEPPLSLDGLAKSTRASVFLQSGLNFKRNMLERTFIPHKLLSRQAFGQFALDWLWCGNAYLERRQNMLGQALSLQPTLAKYMRRGANLETYYQVRGWKDEHQFAAGTICHLREADINQEVYGLPEWLSALQSALLNESATLFRRRYYQNGSHAGFIMYMTDAAQKEEDVDALRTALKSAKGPGNFRNLFMYAPGGKKDGIQLLPVSEVAAKDEFGSIKNISRDDLLAALRIPPQLMGIVPQNAGGFGSLREAAEVWAVNELEPIQARLAQVNEWVGEEVVRFRELHQA
- a CDS encoding AbiJ-NTD4 domain-containing protein, with amino-acid sequence MRFSHRYGYDPARKSGEQIVEDAPDWLREEFALDVLQKLVYVDQDSRIKNDELRPLGMKELNERLCFIVRRRMDDSDWDSWTCWEGLRFSLNTAEWWQFYDCVELIGEQLRLAESNYESIDFASSFEVFKYPAYQAKVNRLFEKHLVAWRLNSTGSFEMALPKDLSERIDAAVSQLKDEFQPARVHYLKAKQYILGTSKDTENSIKESISALESVCRVLYPKASTLGKALAQMKSEGHYPPRLISVFEKFYDYCNDEPAVRHGARVPSRAHALDAELALHLSAAFIRYTLEVKRNKVKPDEVP
- the folD gene encoding bifunctional methylenetetrahydrofolate dehydrogenase/methenyltetrahydrofolate cyclohydrolase FolD encodes the protein MTAKLIDGKKIAANIRQQIAGRVSERSQQGLRVPGLAVILVGTDPASQVYVAHKRKDCEEVGFKSTAHDLPATTSQTELLALIDQLNDDPLIDGILVQLPLPRHLDASQLLERIRPDKDVDGFHPYNIGRLAQRMPLLRPCTPKGIMALLESTGVDLHGLNAVVVGASNIVGRPMALELLLAGCTTTVTHRFTHDLAEHVKRADLIVVATGITGLVKGEWIKEGAIVIDVGINRQADGKLVGDVEFEVAAQRASWITPVPGGVGPMTRACLLENTLHAAEHLHG
- a CDS encoding ABC transporter substrate-binding protein translates to MFDNKNNTRHGMALTALLTLSGIAGTTWADAYEDAAKKWVESEFNPSTLSPEQQMEELRWFIKAAEPFRGMEINVASETITTHEYESKTLARAFSEITGIRLRHDLMQEGDVVEKLQTQMQSGKNIYDGYINDSDLIGTHFRYGKAVAISDMIEGEAKDYTLPTLDLDDFIGISFTTGPDGKIYQLPVQQFANLYWFRADWFERDDLKQQFKERYGYELGVPVNWSAYEDIAEFFSKHVKQIDGQRVYGHMDYGKKDPSLGWRFTDAWFSMAGAGDKGLPNGLPVDEWGIRVEDCHPVGSSVARGGATNGPAAVYATQKYVDWMREYAPPEAQGMTFSESGPVPAQGNIAQQIFWYTAFTADMTKPGLPVVNEDGTPKWRMAPSPKGPYWEEGMKLGYQDAGSWTFLDSTPEKRRLAAWLYAQFTVSKTVSLKKTLVGLTPIRDSDVNSDAMTEAAPKLGGLIEFYRSPARVQWTPTGTNVPDYPRLAQLWWQYIAEAASGDKTPQQALDGLAEAQDTMMARLERANVQPKCGPKLNEPRDPEYWLSQPGAPKPKLENEKPQGQTVSYDELIKSWEQAR
- a CDS encoding DUF2160 domain-containing protein; this translates as MNWMAWTLPTAVFFAAIGLMLAFMSVWELKRPCVPRRGVLPIVTTRGDRLFIGLLGSAYWHLLLIGLTDWSIWIASALSLVWLFAVMRWG
- a CDS encoding carbohydrate ABC transporter permease — its product is MNLRKRVVLILYIVFLMVPIYWLVNMSFKSNTEILGGLTLWPQGFTLDNYRVIFTDRSWYSGYINSLYYVCLNTVISLTVALPAAYAFSRFRFLGDKHLFFWLLTNRMAPPAVFLLPFFQLYSSIGLFDTHIAVALAHCLFNVPLAVWILEGFMSGVPKEIDETAYIDGYSFPRFFVKIFIPLIGSGIGVTAFFCFMFSWVELLLARTLTSVDAKPIVSVMTRTVSASGIDWGVLAAAGVLTILPGMLVIWFVRNHVAKGFALGRV
- a CDS encoding carbohydrate ABC transporter permease — translated: MNKIQDNRAWWLVLPVFLLVAFSAILPMMTVVNYSVQDIFDSSTRFFVGADWYRQILHDPRLHDSLLRQFVFSGCVLLIEIPLGIAVALTMPTRGRWASLCLIVMAIPLLIPWNVVGTIWQIFGRADIGLLGYGLRELGIDYNYASNTRDAWVTVLVMDVWHWTSLVALLCYSGLRAIPDAYYQAARIDRASAWAVFRYIQLPKLKSVLLIAVMLRFMDSFMIYTEPFVLTGGGPGNATTFLSQTLTKMAVGQFDLGPAAAFSLIYFLIILLVSWLFYTAMTHGDPK
- a CDS encoding ABC transporter ATP-binding protein, whose amino-acid sequence is MAEIRLQNLAHSYSSQPSGAADYAIRELDHVWEQGGAYALLGPSGCGKSTLLNIISGLLSPSQGKVLFDAREVNSLSPQARNIAQVFQFPVVYDTMTVFDNLAFPLRNQGVTEARVASKVHEIAEVLDLHPLLARKARNLTADEKQKVSMGRGLVRDDVSAILFDEPLTVIDPHLKWKLRRKLKQIHEQFNITMIYVTHDQLEASTFADKIAVMHGGQIVQFGTPRELFERPQHTFVGFFVGSPGMNLIEVRGEQGGIGFGDLHLPLSSPLVARLPDLAACRLQIGIRPEFVQVAEDATPGGMQAEVVRVEDLGTYKIVAFRLQGHLIKARLPEDQTVPKDTAWLGFPAQWLMLYADDRLVEVES
- a CDS encoding ABC transporter ATP-binding protein; its protein translation is MSITLEHVTRSVDGSLHVDDVSLSFEPGSFNVLIGRTLSGKTSLMRLMAGLDTPDSGRILMNGADVTGVPVRKRNVSMVYQQFINYPTLTVFENIASPLRQARLSPVDIERKVRETAEMLHIEGFLERYPLELSGGQQQRTAMARALVKDADLILFDEPLVNLDYKLREELRQEMRALFRTRRSIAVYATTEPNEALALGGTATVLHEGRVIQSGPTSEVYHRPSQMLSAELFSEPPINLLAGRMGANEVSLLDCMHFPLNADLRGLGEGQYRFGIRPSHIGLVPSNDDDLEVSGRVELAEISGSETFLHVRNDHFGLVLHLQGVHDYAVDSPIRVYIPTHKLFVFDAAGQLAQAPARRV